The following is a genomic window from Niabella soli DSM 19437.
ATATTGCTCATTTTCAGGGGTTTCGGCAATCCAATGTTCCACCTGTTTCTTTTCCATCTCGTTTGCCTCGCCGCTTACATATTTAGCCAGCAAAATGTTGATTTGGTCTGTCATATACTCTACAAGACAATCAACTATTCCGCTACCCCCAAAGGATCAGAAAAAAAATGTTAAAAATTTATTAAGCGCTGCTTTTAGTTTGGCAAGCGCTATGCCCATTTGATTTTCAACTGTTTTGGGGCTGATGGAAAGCCTTTCTGCTATTTCTTTGTAGCTCATTTCTTCAAAACGGCTGAGCCGGAATATTTCCCGGCAACGTTCGGGCAGCTTGTTGATCGCTCCATTGATCTCCTCCCCAAGCTGTTTACTGTAATAAGCATCTGTTATCTTATCGAAATAGGTATTGTCGTTCACAAGGCCTGTTCGCAACATATAATCAACATACCGGTTCTCGATTTTTTTTCTTTTGATGATATTCAGGCATTTGTTTTGGACTATTTTGTGTAAATACGCTTTTAACGAGACGCTGATCACAATAGTTGTCCGGTGCTCCCATAAATAAGAAAAAACATCGGACACAGTTTCTTTCGATAGCTCCAGATCATTCAAAAAACGATTGGCAAATAAGCAAAGCGGCTGATAGTGGATACGAAATAAAGTCTCAAATGCCTTCGGATCTGATGCGCGCATTAATACTATTATTTCGTTCTCATTATACACCATTTGCTAATAAAGCAGCGATTTCAGTATTTGCTATAAACAGCGTATTGCCCATACTGGTTTTTAGAAAAAAGAAAGCAGCCGGCAAAGGCTGCAAAATGTTTAAAAGATTATATCAGCGCCGGATCAGAACCACCCTCTGCCAGCTCCTACCGCCCTGAACGGCCAGGGAACTGCGGCAAGGATAATAATTAAAGCCAGCACGTAAAAAAGTGCTGTTTTACGATGCTTTTTCCTGTCAGAAATGTTCTTTTTCCCTGCTGATTTGCCAATATGGATCAACGCCACGGCAATGATCATCATCGTGATATGCTCCACGGTAAAAAAACGGGCGACGGGGTCGGCCATGATTTCTGCCATTGGTCTTGAAGTAAGCTGTTTATATCCCCAGGGACCGGTAAACCATTGTATCAAACCAATCAGCAACTCAATATCCACAACGATGGTTAAAAACGACCCGATACGGCGCTGTCCGATTGTAAAAGGCTTGTTGCCCGCGCCAATACTTCTGAGTATTGCAATCACTAATAATAATAAAATTATCCAGCGTAAAAAACTATGCAAGTGTAGCAGCCCCGTTTCCATAATTATTTATTTTGTAATAGAATCTGGCGAAATTAAGCAAATATATTACATACTGCGCCGATATTGCCCTCCAACCTCATATAATGCATGGGTGATCTGCCCTAAAGAACAGGTTTTTACACAATCCATGAGCACCTCAAATAAATTGGTGCCTTCAATAGCGGCCTGTTTTAAAGCAGTAATGGCCGCAGCGTTTTTTTCGTTATTGCGTTCCCGGAAGTTTTTGAGATTGGTTATTTGTTGCTCTTTTTCGGCGGGGATGCTGCGGATCACTTCATTGGGTAAAACGGTAGGGCTTCCCTGTTTGTTTAAAAAAGTATTTACTCCAATTAAGGGCAAACTGCCGTCGTTCTTTTTCATCTCATAATACAGGCTTTCCTCCTGGATCTTATTGCGCTGGTACATGCGTTCCATGGCGCCTAAAACACCGCCCCGTTCATTAATGCGGTCAAATTCCGACAATACCGCTTCTTCCACGAGATTGGTCAGCTCCTCAATGGCGAAACTCCCCTGTATAAAATTTTCCGACGCTACAGTGCCCAGCTCCCGGTTAATGATCAGTTGTATCGCCATTGCCCTGCGTACACTTTCTTCTGTTGGTGTAGTGATCGCCTCATCATAGGCGTTGGTATGTAAGGAATTACAGTTATCATAAATGGCATACAGCGCCTGAAGTGTGGTGCGGATATCATTAAAATCGATTTCCTGGGCATGCAGGCTGCGACCCGATGTCTGGATATGATATTTTAATTTTTGAGAACGCTCATTGCCTTTGTACACATTTTTAATCGCCTTGGCCCAGATCCGGCGCGCCACACGACCGATGACGCTGTACTCAGGATCCATACCATTACTGAAGAAAAAAGAAAGGTTGGGCGCAAAATCATCAATATGCATGCCGCGGCTGAGGTAATACTCTACATAGGTAAACCCATTAGACAATGTAAAGGCCAATTGGGTTATGGGGTTGGCACCAGCTTCGGCTATGTGATAACCACTGATGCTGACGCTGTAGAAATTTCTCACCTTGTTTTTTATAAAGTATTCCTGCACATCGCCCATTAGCTTCAGGGCAAACTCGGTAGAAAAAATGCAGGTATTCTGCGCCTGGTCTTCCTTTAAAATATCCGCCTGTACGGTGCCGCGTACTTTTGTTAAGGTAGCAGCTTTTATTTTATCATAGGTGGCTTTCTCTAACACCTCATCACCGCTCAATCCCAGCAAACCCAGGCCCAGACCGTTATTGGAATGCGGAAGCCCTTCTGGTGATAATGGATTATTGTATTTAGGTTCAGGAAAATGTGCAAATTTTTCCTTACGGAGCGCCGCAACCTGATCCCACAGGTGATGTTCCTCAATGTATTTTTCGCATTCCTGGTCGATGGCAGCGTTGAGAAAAAAAGCAAGGATCATCGGCGCCGGTCCGTTAATGGTCATGGAAACAGAGGTCGCCGGATGACAAAGATCAAAACCACTGTACAATTTTTTTGCATCATCAACCGTAGCAATACTAACGCCGCTGTTCCCGATCTTTCCATAAATATCCGGTCGGTGGCCCGGGTCCTCCCCGTAAAGCGTTACACTATCAAAAGCAGTGCTCAGGCGCTTGGCGGCGCTATCGGCACTTACATAATGAAAGCGTTTATTGGTCCGCTCCGGGCAACCCTCCCCCGCAAACATCCGGGTAGGGTCTTCCCCCTCCCGCTTCAGATCAAATACGCCGGCGGTAAAGGGAAATTTCCCGGGCACATTTTCCTGCAACTGCCATTTCAACAAATCGCCCCAGTCTTTGTATTTGGGGAGCAATATCTTTTTTATGACCGTTCCGCTCAAAGAGGTTGCCGTTAAAGGCAGGTTGATGGTTCTATCACGCACCGTAAATTCAAAAACGTCCTTTTCATATTGTTCCTGTAACCGTGGCCAGTTTTTCAACAGTTCCTGCAACTCCGGTTCCAGTTGCTTTTCCAGCGCCTGGTAATTTTGCTCTAATCGCTCCTTTATATGCTGATCCGATTGCATTATTTCCGGTTTTTTAATTTTTTGTAAAACGTTTTCACTTCATCCCGCAATTGCTTTGCAGTAGGCAGTTTGTTTTTTAATTTTCGGGGTAGCTCTTTGCTAAAGGTATATTCGCTTACACCTATTGGATGGTTAATATTCATCAACGCAAAATCAACTTCAACAGCATCTTTTGCAGCACATAAAATAATTCCGATTGAAGGCTGATCCTGCTCCTGTTTCAACTGCTTGTTCACCATATTCAAATAGCCATTCATTTGTCCTGAATGAGCCATTTCAAATGCTTCCATTTTTAATTCGATCACGATAAAGCAGCGCAGAAATAAATGATAAAACAGCAAATCAATATAATAATCTTTTTTTCCTACTTTAAATTTCACCTGCCGTCCTACATAAGCAAAGCCGGCCCCGAGCTCCAAAATAAAATCACGGAGGTGATGTATCAAATGTTGTTCCAACTCGCGCTCTGTAGTAAATTCACCAATTTGGGGAAAACGGAAAACATAGGGATCTTTTAAAATCTGGTTAGCAAGATCCGCCTGCGGCTTTGGCAGGGTTAAATGAAAGTTAGAGATCTTCTTTGTTTTATGTTGTCGCAGGTATAAATCGGTTGCTACCTGGTATTGTAACACCGCACGACTCCAGTTGTTTTCTATTGTTTTTTGAATATACCATAAACGTTCTGCATCATCATTTATTTTATCGATCAGGTACGTGTGATGTCCCCACGGAATGCCTGTCAATAAAGGGTTTGACAGAAAATAGTCTGTCGCTTCAAATTGCGCAACAGGTTGTTGCGTAAATGCAGCAGTTGATGACTTTTTTATCGTTGTTTTAGTTTTGGAAGCCCCGGAATTACGACCATTTCGTAATTGCGCAACAGGCTGTTGCGTAATTAGCAGATCAGGGTAGGTAACAGCAAATTGTTTCATATAGAGCAGGTTGCGTACGGAAAAGCCCCGTACATCCGGAAAAGACGTTTGCAGATCATCAGACAGTTGTTCAATCACTTTTGCCCCCCAATCTTCCACATCAACCTTTTGAACGATCTGCTTTCCGATAAACCAATACAACAGCAACATGTTGGTATTAACTGCCAACGATGATTGCAGGCGGCTTTGCGCGATCTGCTCCTTTAAGGTTCCCAGCCATTTTTTATATGATCGGATTATTGCCATTATAAATTGAAATTCTTTATCACTCCGTCCAACTGATACAACTTCGTAGCAATGGCCGCTCTTTCATCTACCCATTGATTATACTGCCGGATGGATTCTGAAATGTCGGAAAGATAGCGCACTCTTTTGCCGGGAATAATGGCCTGCTCTGTTGGTGCGGCTCCCTGGAATGAAATGCTTTCCTCAAAACCAGCCGCACATTTTGCATTCAATACCCGGATAACCTTTAGAAACAGCTCATTGACGCCCCGGTCATTAAATTTCGCAGCAATGGTTCCAATAACGGGTAATGCCTCATCCGGCTCCTGCCATAACTGGTGATTTCTTTTATATTGTTTGCGTACTTCCATCAGTGCATCTAAAGCGCCCGCTTTATCAAATTTATTAATGCAGATGATATCGGCATAATCGAGCATATTGATTTTTTCCAACTGGGAAGCCGCGCCATATTCAGGGGTCATCACATACATACTTGCGTCTACGTGATCAATGATAGAAGCATCGCTTTGGCCCACTCCGGCGCTTTCCAGGACGATCAGATCAAAGGCGGCATCTTTGCAAACATCGATTGCTTTTTGAATGGCGCCACTCAATGCCACATGATCATCCCTTGTGGCCATCGAGCGCATATACGCCCTGGGATGTGCAATGGCATTCATCCGGATGCGATCGCCCAGCAAAGCACCTCCTGTTTTTTTCCGGGAAGGATCCACGGAAACAACAGCGATGGTCTTATCCGGATAGTGGTTTAAGAAGCGGCGCACCAATTCATCAGTAACAGATGATTTACCAGCGCCCCCGGTTCCGGTTATGCCTAACACCGGGATCGTTGTATCTTGTTTTTGCCCGGGTATCTTTACGGGGTTGTTGTTGCCGGATTCCACCTGGGTGATGGCCCGTGCAATAAAGCGAATGTCTTTCGCCTCCTGCAGTGGAGAAGCGCCCTTCCAGTGATCCGGCGCCCGGGCATAGGCGTTCAGCGCCGCATCGGACCCGGCATGGCGGATCAGGTCTTCGATCATTCCTTCTAACCCTAACTTTCTTCCGTCATCCGGACTATAGATCCGGTCAATACCATAACCCTCCAGCTCTTCTATTTCCTGTGGCAAAATCGTACCTCCCCCACCGCCGAAGATCTTTATATGCCCGCAGCCCGCCTCGTTGAGCAGGTCTTTCATATACTTAAAAAATTCAAGGTGGCCGCCCTGGTAGCTGGTAATAGCAATAGCATGTGCATCTTCCTCAATAGCGCATTCCACAATTTCCTGCACGCCGCGGTTATGCCCCAGGTGAATGATTTCCACGCCTTTCGACTGCAGGATCCGTCGCATAATATTTATGGCAGCATCATGCCCGTCAAACAGGGATGCCGCCGTAACGATACGTAAAGTAACCTTTTTCATCTCCGAACAATTGTTAGCAAATGTACGGTTTCAGGTTAAAAAGTTAACAAGTTTAAAAGTTGACGGGGCTCCTTATCAACATATCAACCTGTCAACTTATCAACTACTTTTGCAGATGATGAATCAACGGGAACTTTTTTTACGGCATGTGGGGCAAACATCGGCAGCCCCACTCTCACTTGAAATCGCAAAAGCAACAGGCTGCAGGCTTTTTGATACAGCGGGCAAGGAATATATTGACCTGATCGGCGGCATCAGCGTGGCCAATACCGGGCACCGGCACCCGGCAATTATTGAAGCTGTTAAAAAACAATTGGATCAATACCTGCATGTAATGGTGTATGGCGAAGTGGTGCAGAGCCCGCAGGTGCAATATGCCAAGCTGCTTGCTGATTATTTACCGGCACAACTGAACTCGGTTTATTTCACCAACTCCGGTGCTGAGGCAGTAGAGGGCGCAATGAAACTCGCTAAGCGGTACACCAACCGTACCCGGATCATTGCTGCAAAAAATTCTTACCATGGTTCTACACAAGGTGCTTTAAGCATTTTGGGCGATGAATACTGGCGGAATGCTTATCGTCCTTTATTGCCGGATATTCTGCACATAGATTATAACAGTTATGAATGGCTGCACGAGATCAATGAATCGACCGCCTGCGTCATACTGGAAACCGTTCAGGCGGAAGGCGGCATTATTGCACCGCAAGCGGATTGGTTGCAAACCGTCAGAAAAAAATGTTCGGAGACCGGAGCATTGCTGGTGCTGGACGAAATACAGGCGGGATTTGGCCGTACCGGGAAACTCTGGGGATTTGAGCATTTTAATGTAGTACCTGATATATTGTTATTGGGGAAAGCACTGGGAGGAGGAATGCCGCTGGGCGCCTTTGTAAGCGACCGCAATATAATGATGGCACTGACCGAAAACCCGGTATTGGGGCATATTACCACTTTTGGCGGGCATCCTGTTTCCTGTGCTGCGGGCTTAGCTGCTCTAAAAGTAGTATTGGATGAACAACTTGCAGAGACCGTTGCCTTAAAAGAAGAATTATTCAAATCATTGCTTACCCATCCACTCATAAAAAACAT
Proteins encoded in this region:
- a CDS encoding RNA polymerase sigma-70 factor, which produces MRASDPKAFETLFRIHYQPLCLFANRFLNDLELSKETVSDVFSYLWEHRTTIVISVSLKAYLHKIVQNKCLNIIKRKKIENRYVDYMLRTGLVNDNTYFDKITDAYYSKQLGEEINGAINKLPERCREIFRLSRFEEMSYKEIAERLSISPKTVENQMGIALAKLKAALNKFLTFFF
- a CDS encoding aspartate aminotransferase family protein is translated as MMNQRELFLRHVGQTSAAPLSLEIAKATGCRLFDTAGKEYIDLIGGISVANTGHRHPAIIEAVKKQLDQYLHVMVYGEVVQSPQVQYAKLLADYLPAQLNSVYFTNSGAEAVEGAMKLAKRYTNRTRIIAAKNSYHGSTQGALSILGDEYWRNAYRPLLPDILHIDYNSYEWLHEINESTACVILETVQAEGGIIAPQADWLQTVRKKCSETGALLVLDEIQAGFGRTGKLWGFEHFNVVPDILLLGKALGGGMPLGAFVSDRNIMMALTENPVLGHITTFGGHPVSCAAGLAALKVVLDEQLAETVALKEELFKSLLTHPLIKNINSFGLWMAVDMGTFELNKKLIDTILENETMGVFTDWFLFAASSFRICPPLTISEAEIREACSIIINALNNL
- a CDS encoding methylmalonyl-CoA mutase family protein, which translates into the protein MQSDQHIKERLEQNYQALEKQLEPELQELLKNWPRLQEQYEKDVFEFTVRDRTINLPLTATSLSGTVIKKILLPKYKDWGDLLKWQLQENVPGKFPFTAGVFDLKREGEDPTRMFAGEGCPERTNKRFHYVSADSAAKRLSTAFDSVTLYGEDPGHRPDIYGKIGNSGVSIATVDDAKKLYSGFDLCHPATSVSMTINGPAPMILAFFLNAAIDQECEKYIEEHHLWDQVAALRKEKFAHFPEPKYNNPLSPEGLPHSNNGLGLGLLGLSGDEVLEKATYDKIKAATLTKVRGTVQADILKEDQAQNTCIFSTEFALKLMGDVQEYFIKNKVRNFYSVSISGYHIAEAGANPITQLAFTLSNGFTYVEYYLSRGMHIDDFAPNLSFFFSNGMDPEYSVIGRVARRIWAKAIKNVYKGNERSQKLKYHIQTSGRSLHAQEIDFNDIRTTLQALYAIYDNCNSLHTNAYDEAITTPTEESVRRAMAIQLIINRELGTVASENFIQGSFAIEELTNLVEEAVLSEFDRINERGGVLGAMERMYQRNKIQEESLYYEMKKNDGSLPLIGVNTFLNKQGSPTVLPNEVIRSIPAEKEQQITNLKNFRERNNEKNAAAITALKQAAIEGTNLFEVLMDCVKTCSLGQITHALYEVGGQYRRSM
- a CDS encoding cobalamin-dependent protein (Presence of a B(12) (cobalamin)-binding domain implies dependence on cobalamin itself, in one of its several forms, or in some unusual lineages, dependence on a cobalamin-like analog.), with product MKKVTLRIVTAASLFDGHDAAINIMRRILQSKGVEIIHLGHNRGVQEIVECAIEEDAHAIAITSYQGGHLEFFKYMKDLLNEAGCGHIKIFGGGGGTILPQEIEELEGYGIDRIYSPDDGRKLGLEGMIEDLIRHAGSDAALNAYARAPDHWKGASPLQEAKDIRFIARAITQVESGNNNPVKIPGQKQDTTIPVLGITGTGGAGKSSVTDELVRRFLNHYPDKTIAVVSVDPSRKKTGGALLGDRIRMNAIAHPRAYMRSMATRDDHVALSGAIQKAIDVCKDAAFDLIVLESAGVGQSDASIIDHVDASMYVMTPEYGAASQLEKINMLDYADIICINKFDKAGALDALMEVRKQYKRNHQLWQEPDEALPVIGTIAAKFNDRGVNELFLKVIRVLNAKCAAGFEESISFQGAAPTEQAIIPGKRVRYLSDISESIRQYNQWVDERAAIATKLYQLDGVIKNFNL
- a CDS encoding PDDEXK nuclease domain-containing protein, with amino-acid sequence MAIIRSYKKWLGTLKEQIAQSRLQSSLAVNTNMLLLYWFIGKQIVQKVDVEDWGAKVIEQLSDDLQTSFPDVRGFSVRNLLYMKQFAVTYPDLLITQQPVAQLRNGRNSGASKTKTTIKKSSTAAFTQQPVAQFEATDYFLSNPLLTGIPWGHHTYLIDKINDDAERLWYIQKTIENNWSRAVLQYQVATDLYLRQHKTKKISNFHLTLPKPQADLANQILKDPYVFRFPQIGEFTTERELEQHLIHHLRDFILELGAGFAYVGRQVKFKVGKKDYYIDLLFYHLFLRCFIVIELKMEAFEMAHSGQMNGYLNMVNKQLKQEQDQPSIGIILCAAKDAVEVDFALMNINHPIGVSEYTFSKELPRKLKNKLPTAKQLRDEVKTFYKKLKNRK